One Candidatus Atelocyanobacterium thalassa isolate ALOHA genomic window, ATAAACTGTATCAAAACCTAGTGTCCAGAAAACAGTTATGGCCCATAAAATAAAAGTATCAAACTCAAGTTTTTGAGTTACCGCAGTCCAACTAATAAGAACTGCAAATCCCCAAGATAAAGATAAAATTAATTGAGGAATTGGAAAAAATTTTTTTGCCAAAGGATAACAAACAATAAATGGTACGGCTAAAATACACAACAGAAAACTTAAAGTATTTAAATAAAGAGATAAAACTAATGCACAGACTAAAGAAATAAAAGCAGTTACAATCCCAACCTGAATAGATAGAGTACGTGATGCCAAAGGACGATTTTTAGTTCTCTTTACTTGAGGGTCAATATTTCTATCCCAGAGATCATTAATAACACAACCTGCTGAACTGGTAGACAACGATCCTAATATAATTATTAATATCAAAGATGATGGAGGAAACCCTCGTGAGGCTAAAAAAAGAGCCCATAAAGCAGGAATCATTAAAATTAGTCTTCCTGTAGGCTTATCCCACCTTAATAGTTGAATAATGGCTAAACAAGTAGATTTTGTCGTAAGAAAAAATTGAGAATTCAACATATTATTAAAGTCTAATGCTACTATCTTGCATAAAAACTATCTTGAATATAAATCAAAAAATTGAAATATAGACCAATATTTTTTAGATATAGAAAATAGTTGTGTTGTAATAAAATACAAAATTTTTCTAAATTAATATCATTAATAACCTTTTTGTTTTAGTAAATATTAATAAAAATTAAATCATTTATTTCAGAGAAGATTATTTTATTTCCAAAAATTTTTTTTATATCAAGATTCATCTTTTTAATATAAGTTAAAAAGCAAT contains:
- a CDS encoding 4-hydroxybenzoate solanesyltransferase, whose amino-acid sequence is MLNSQFFLTTKSTCLAIIQLLRWDKPTGRLILMIPALWALFLASRGFPPSSLILIIILGSLSTSSAGCVINDLWDRNIDPQVKRTKNRPLASRTLSIQVGIVTAFISLVCALVLSLYLNTLSFLLCILAVPFIVCYPLAKKFFPIPQLILSLSWGFAVLISWTAVTQKLEFDTFILWAITVFWTLGFDTVYAMSDRDDDKKIGVNSSALFFGQHAENIIACIFAFTASLWAYLAINMQLNFCFWITLVIASGMWIKQCILLKSPNTPQKLYEQIFRENVYLGLILLVGIIASNTYQL